In Ignavibacteriales bacterium, the following are encoded in one genomic region:
- a CDS encoding glutathione peroxidase — MNISDITVKTIDGQDKKLSDYNGNVLLIVNVASQCGNTPQYTGLESIYEKYKDQGFYVLGFPSNDFGGQEPGTNEEIKSFCETNYNVTFPLFDKIKVLGDDKSPLYAELIEMEPGGDVKWNFEKFLIDKQGNVVERIGNKVQPESDEVTSAIEEQLGK; from the coding sequence ATTAACATTTCTGATATCACCGTCAAGACTATCGACGGACAGGACAAAAAGCTATCCGATTACAACGGTAATGTACTTCTTATTGTAAACGTTGCTTCACAGTGCGGTAACACTCCGCAATATACCGGGCTGGAAAGCATTTACGAAAAATATAAAGACCAGGGATTTTATGTATTAGGTTTTCCGTCGAATGATTTCGGAGGACAGGAGCCGGGTACAAATGAAGAAATAAAATCATTCTGCGAAACTAATTACAACGTTACATTCCCGCTCTTCGATAAGATAAAGGTACTGGGCGATGACAAATCCCCTCTTTATGCCGAACTGATAGAGATGGAGCCGGGCGGAGATGTAAAATGGAATTTCGAAAAATTCCTTATAGATAAACAGGGAAACGTGGTGGAAAGAATTGGAAACAAAGTACAGCCGGAATCGGACGAAGTAACCTCTGCAATCGAAGAACAATTAGGCAAATAG
- a CDS encoding aldo/keto reductase, which translates to MELPKIGFGCYRVDYRVREHYDALVKAVLSGVTLIDTSANYSDGGSEILVGNVLNDLIEKGEIIREDITLITKVGYIQGQNYKNAMKRRDAGNPFPEVVEYGEGLWHCIHPEFLEDQLKHQLTRLNTDYIDAYLLHNPEYYLGWADKEWKRIDAARDEFYVRIRMAFEWLEQKVTDGVIRYYGVSSNTFVSNPHKFDFASLETMHKISEETAEKFGGKNHFRFVQFPFNLFEIGAMTEKNQDSNKRSVLEFAQEKNLYTLINRPLNAITTKGLVRLADFDYKEHNEKAFMAQVQKVMFLEDDMLKEKLPNYDVKAVDMKTLEGLFVSGQKIEENWDKFGTIEHFNDVVEHYFGPRINYLMDYFEENFPEHDMSEYFNNYLTELYKLLNYTSNYYKITAGRRSGFIHGIIDTHADEQYYKLTLSQKAILLLLSIDGVNTVLVGARKDEYIDDLLPILDMPKIENAKDILIRLHDELENAQYHSPEL; encoded by the coding sequence ATGGAGCTGCCCAAAATTGGCTTTGGTTGTTACCGTGTAGATTACCGCGTTCGGGAGCACTATGATGCCCTCGTAAAGGCTGTTTTGTCCGGCGTTACGCTCATCGATACCTCCGCCAACTACTCCGACGGGGGCAGTGAGATCCTCGTTGGAAACGTCCTGAACGACCTCATCGAAAAAGGCGAGATCATCCGTGAAGACATCACACTCATAACTAAAGTCGGCTACATACAGGGACAGAATTACAAAAATGCCATGAAGCGCCGGGATGCCGGGAATCCTTTTCCCGAAGTCGTGGAGTATGGCGAAGGATTATGGCACTGCATTCACCCCGAGTTTCTCGAGGACCAGCTAAAGCACCAGCTCACACGCCTCAATACCGATTACATCGACGCGTACCTCCTGCACAATCCCGAGTACTACCTCGGCTGGGCTGATAAAGAATGGAAGCGCATCGATGCCGCGCGGGATGAATTTTACGTGCGCATACGAATGGCGTTCGAGTGGCTCGAGCAAAAGGTGACCGATGGCGTAATAAGATATTACGGCGTTTCATCCAATACATTTGTTTCCAATCCGCATAAGTTCGATTTTGCTTCGCTGGAGACAATGCACAAGATCTCCGAAGAGACGGCTGAAAAATTCGGCGGCAAAAATCATTTCCGCTTTGTACAGTTCCCTTTCAATCTTTTCGAGATCGGCGCGATGACCGAAAAGAACCAGGATAGCAATAAAAGATCGGTGCTGGAATTTGCGCAGGAAAAAAACCTTTACACGCTGATAAACCGCCCGCTCAACGCGATCACAACAAAGGGGCTTGTCCGGCTTGCCGATTTCGATTATAAGGAGCACAATGAAAAGGCTTTCATGGCGCAGGTGCAAAAGGTGATGTTTCTCGAGGATGACATGCTAAAGGAAAAGCTCCCGAATTATGATGTCAAAGCAGTCGATATGAAAACGCTCGAAGGATTATTTGTATCTGGGCAGAAGATAGAGGAAAACTGGGACAAATTCGGCACGATAGAGCATTTCAACGATGTGGTGGAGCATTACTTCGGTCCGCGGATAAACTATCTCATGGATTACTTCGAAGAGAATTTTCCGGAGCACGACATGTCGGAATATTTTAATAATTATCTCACGGAGCTGTATAAATTATTAAATTACACTTCTAATTATTACAAAATAACTGCGGGAAGACGGAGCGGTTTCATTCACGGGATAATCGATACACATGCGGACGAACAGTACTACAAGCTGACACTGTCACAAAAAGCGATTCTACTGTTGTTATCCATAGACGGAGTTAATACAGTACTGGTTGGGGCAAGAAAAGATGAATATATAGACGACTTGCTCCCCATACTGGATATGCCGAAAATAGAAAATGCAAAAGATATACTGATAAGGCTACACGACGAGCTCGAAAACGCGCAATATCATTCACCGGAACTTTAG
- a CDS encoding S8 family peptidase: MKSKHIKQYLAILMVCVLPVVLFSFRSPAVNQSTHVMVNEKVVKRLSDNALYEKGTINVMFKSAVNNFSSRKLGVDNIDNFLNGFDITSVKQRYPLKPERSARKIGDEELAKIFEIKYERDIDPFELSEMIMAQYGDQLQWAEPDFVYEADYIPNDPSVNSQWHIPKIRSYQAWDFCQGDTNVIIGIVDSGSDLDHPDLQANIWKNLDEIPGNGTDDDANGYIDDWIGWDFIGTGSGPDNDPQIYGSNCDHGSHVSGDASQVTDNGVHGAGIGFKCKLMISKHGDDDDFSGAGGTSLIYNSNDGIVYCYQNGAKVINCSFGSSSFSSLQQTVINNAWANGTIVCASAGNEGSNIPRYPASCNNTVSVAASNSSDIKASFSNWHSTVDITGPGDAILSTVWNNTYAIFSGTSMSSPVTAGVVALIWSKNPGWTQQQVYDRLLESVDSIYNIPANSSYIGGLGTGRVNAFKAVYDNPIFTLQSSSASDSLLGNGNGTFETNEEVALKLEIKNTWLAGSNISLRLTTSDPNVEIVNDSIYLGNVTAYGTYTSGYSGGFVVKAKPNCPFDYTASFKVTANQNAYVDEATQTVNITFRKGFVVHDQNLMKLCLTKDGAIGKKPEAYGSGLFLGSGNTNQIYESGLMIGISNTQVSDMTRRESAPANVADSDFVALETYTLTTPGSLSAQDGLGLFNDDGAGSNKIGVTVDARSYVFNSTSQDSNFVILRYKIKNDNVTALSNVHIGIMSFYSPNGAFSTNVCVGDTANRMAYTYSNSNPNPYFATALLSDQSINYKTFSATVMFDGFTPQEKWDALSNGLNNLSTSPGPNAFIISAGPVSIPAGETVIVGFAVVKGNDYSDLVANTTRAKTMWNSVGVNQISQQIPDKYQLMQNYPNPFNPSTKITFALPKKDFVKLSVYDILGRRVTDLVNEELNAGTFEYNFDGAGLSSGMYFYRLETNGFVQTKKMLLVK; this comes from the coding sequence AGACAATATAGATAATTTCCTTAACGGGTTCGATATTACCTCTGTAAAACAACGTTATCCGCTCAAGCCCGAACGCTCTGCGAGAAAGATCGGCGATGAAGAACTTGCAAAGATATTCGAAATTAAATACGAGCGAGATATAGACCCGTTCGAACTGTCCGAAATGATTATGGCTCAATATGGCGACCAGCTCCAATGGGCAGAACCGGACTTTGTATACGAGGCTGACTATATCCCAAATGACCCGAGTGTAAATTCACAATGGCACATCCCTAAAATAAGGTCGTACCAGGCATGGGATTTTTGCCAGGGCGACACTAACGTGATCATAGGTATTGTTGATAGTGGAAGCGATCTGGATCATCCCGATCTGCAAGCCAATATCTGGAAGAACCTGGACGAAATTCCGGGCAATGGCACCGATGATGACGCAAACGGGTACATAGATGACTGGATCGGATGGGACTTTATCGGTACCGGCTCCGGTCCTGACAATGACCCGCAGATATACGGAAGCAATTGCGATCACGGATCCCACGTTTCGGGTGATGCATCACAGGTCACGGATAATGGCGTGCATGGAGCCGGTATAGGTTTCAAATGCAAGCTCATGATTAGCAAGCACGGTGACGATGACGATTTTTCCGGAGCCGGCGGTACTTCACTTATTTATAATTCAAATGATGGAATAGTTTACTGCTACCAAAACGGCGCGAAAGTTATTAACTGTAGCTTTGGAAGTTCGTCATTCAGCTCGCTCCAGCAGACCGTAATTAACAACGCATGGGCAAACGGCACTATCGTTTGCGCTTCAGCCGGAAACGAAGGCTCGAATATACCCAGGTACCCGGCGTCTTGCAACAATACGGTTTCAGTTGCGGCTTCGAATTCTTCCGACATAAAAGCCAGCTTCTCTAACTGGCACTCGACAGTTGATATTACTGGACCCGGTGACGCTATACTCAGCACGGTATGGAATAATACCTACGCGATTTTCAGCGGTACTTCTATGTCTTCGCCTGTAACGGCGGGTGTTGTCGCTCTAATATGGTCTAAAAATCCCGGCTGGACACAACAGCAGGTTTATGACAGACTGCTCGAGTCAGTCGACAGCATATACAATATTCCTGCCAATTCTTCATATATAGGCGGATTGGGTACGGGCAGAGTGAACGCCTTCAAAGCGGTTTACGACAACCCGATATTTACCTTACAAAGTTCATCAGCGTCGGATTCACTCCTCGGAAATGGAAACGGCACCTTCGAAACTAATGAAGAAGTTGCCCTTAAGCTTGAAATTAAAAACACCTGGCTTGCCGGTTCTAATATCTCTCTCAGATTGACGACCTCCGATCCAAATGTCGAAATTGTAAATGACTCCATTTATCTCGGCAATGTCACCGCTTACGGAACATACACGTCCGGTTACAGCGGAGGATTTGTTGTAAAAGCAAAGCCAAATTGTCCGTTCGATTATACAGCGTCTTTCAAGGTCACAGCTAATCAAAACGCTTACGTAGATGAAGCTACTCAAACCGTCAATATCACTTTCAGAAAAGGATTTGTTGTGCATGATCAAAATCTCATGAAGCTGTGTCTCACAAAAGACGGGGCGATAGGAAAAAAACCCGAAGCGTATGGCTCCGGTTTATTCCTCGGAAGCGGAAACACTAACCAGATATACGAAAGCGGTCTTATGATCGGTATCAGCAATACACAGGTATCCGACATGACTCGCAGGGAGTCGGCGCCTGCAAACGTTGCCGATTCGGATTTCGTCGCTTTGGAAACTTACACACTCACGACACCGGGCTCTCTCTCAGCTCAGGACGGGTTAGGACTATTCAATGATGACGGCGCTGGGTCGAACAAGATCGGCGTTACGGTCGATGCGAGAAGTTACGTGTTCAACTCGACTTCACAGGACAGCAACTTTGTTATCCTGCGCTATAAGATAAAAAATGATAACGTCACTGCCCTTAGCAACGTGCACATTGGTATCATGTCATTCTATTCTCCAAACGGCGCCTTCTCGACAAACGTCTGCGTAGGCGATACTGCAAATAGGATGGCTTATACTTATTCTAACTCGAATCCTAATCCGTATTTTGCGACGGCATTGCTCTCGGATCAAAGCATAAACTATAAGACCTTTAGCGCGACCGTGATGTTCGACGGGTTCACTCCACAAGAAAAATGGGACGCTCTCTCGAACGGGCTGAATAACCTGTCCACCAGTCCCGGACCAAACGCATTCATTATCTCAGCCGGTCCGGTCAGTATTCCTGCGGGTGAAACGGTCATTGTCGGGTTCGCTGTCGTAAAAGGAAACGATTACAGCGACCTCGTTGCCAATACGACAAGGGCAAAAACGATGTGGAATTCTGTCGGTGTAAACCAGATCTCTCAGCAGATACCGGACAAATACCAGCTTATGCAGAATTATCCGAATCCGTTCAACCCTTCGACTAAGATAACTTTTGCTCTGCCTAAAAAGGATTTCGTTAAGCTGTCCGTGTATGACATCCTCGGCAGAAGGGTCACTGACCTTGTTAATGAAGAGCTGAACGCCGGTACGTTCGAATATAACTTCGACGGTGCCGGACTCTCGAGCGGAATGTACTTCTACCGCCTTGAAACAAACGGCTTCGTTCAAACGAAAAAGATGCTACTGGTTAAATAA